A genomic segment from Rahnella aceris encodes:
- the hns gene encoding histone-like nucleoid-structuring protein H-NS: protein MSEALKILNNIRTLRAQARECTLETLEEMLEKLEVVVNERREEDSQAAAEIEERTRKLQQYREMLIADGIDPNELLQTMAATKATGKAKRAARPAKYKYVDENGENKTWTGQGRTPAVIKKAIEEQGKSLDDFLL from the coding sequence ATGAGCGAAGCATTAAAGATTCTGAACAACATCCGTACTCTGCGTGCGCAAGCAAGAGAATGCACTCTGGAAACTCTGGAAGAGATGCTGGAAAAATTAGAAGTTGTTGTGAACGAGCGTCGCGAAGAAGATTCTCAGGCAGCTGCTGAGATTGAAGAGCGCACCCGTAAACTGCAACAATACCGCGAAATGCTGATTGCGGACGGTATTGATCCTAATGAATTGCTGCAGACAATGGCTGCGACTAAAGCGACCGGTAAAGCAAAACGTGCAGCACGCCCGGCTAAATACAAATACGTTGATGAGAACGGCGAAAACAAAACCTGGACTGGCCAGGGTCGTACTCCAGCTGTAATCAAGAAAGCAATCGAAGAGCAAGGTAAATCACTGGACGATTTCCTGCTGTAA
- a CDS encoding NAD-dependent epimerase: MKYLVTGAAGFIGFYVSQRLLAAGHSVIGIDNLNDYYDVNLKLARLAQLENKVGFEFIKLDLADREGMAALFAEQRFERVIHLAAQAGVRYSIENPLAYADANLIGFVNVLEGCRHNKVGHLLYASSSSVYGLNKKQPFSTDDSVDHPVSLYAATKKANELMAHTYSHLYKIPTTGLRFFTVYGPWGRPDMALFKFTKAILAGQNIDVYNHGEMRRDFTYIDDIAEAIVRLQDVIPQSDPDWTVEGGSPASSSAPYSVYNIGNSNPVKLMTYISALEKALGMVAGKNMLPMQPGDVHETSADTSPLAKAIDFKPETPVEQGVQRFVDWYRDFYQV; this comes from the coding sequence ATGAAATATCTGGTCACTGGCGCAGCGGGCTTTATTGGGTTCTATGTGTCACAACGTTTGTTGGCTGCGGGTCATTCCGTTATCGGCATTGATAATCTGAATGACTACTATGACGTCAATCTGAAACTTGCCCGCCTTGCTCAGCTGGAAAATAAAGTCGGCTTTGAATTTATTAAGCTGGATTTAGCTGATCGTGAGGGTATGGCCGCATTGTTTGCGGAACAGCGTTTTGAACGGGTTATCCATTTAGCCGCGCAGGCGGGTGTCCGATATTCAATCGAAAATCCTCTGGCTTATGCGGATGCCAACCTCATAGGATTTGTTAATGTTCTGGAAGGTTGTCGTCATAATAAAGTCGGACATTTGCTTTATGCCTCTTCCAGTTCAGTTTATGGACTGAACAAAAAACAGCCTTTTTCAACGGATGATTCTGTGGATCATCCTGTTTCGCTGTATGCCGCAACGAAAAAGGCTAATGAATTAATGGCTCACACTTATTCACATCTTTATAAGATCCCTACGACCGGATTACGTTTCTTCACCGTATATGGCCCGTGGGGACGCCCGGACATGGCATTGTTTAAGTTCACCAAAGCAATACTTGCCGGGCAGAATATCGATGTTTATAACCATGGCGAAATGCGTCGTGATTTTACTTATATCGATGATATCGCCGAAGCCATTGTTCGTTTACAGGATGTTATTCCACAATCTGATCCGGACTGGACTGTAGAAGGTGGCTCTCCTGCCAGCAGTTCTGCACCTTATAGTGTTTATAATATTGGCAACAGCAACCCCGTGAAACTGATGACGTATATCAGTGCGCTGGAGAAGGCGTTGGGAATGGTTGCGGGTAAGAATATGCTGCCAATGCAGCCAGGCGATGTACACGAGACCAGCGCAGACACATCACCGCTGGCTAAGGCGATTGACTTCAAGCCTGAGACACCTGTAGAGCAAGGCGTACAGCGCTTTGTGGACTGGTATCGCGACTTTTATCAGGTTTGA
- the adhE gene encoding bifunctional acetaldehyde-CoA/alcohol dehydrogenase, whose product MAVTNVAELNALVARVKKAQREYANFSQEQVDKIFAAAALAAADSRILLAKLAVEESGMGIVEDKVIKNHFASEYIYNAYKDEKTCGILGQDDTFGTITIAEPIGLICGIVPTTNPTSTAIFKALISLKTRNGIIFSPHPRAKNATNKAADIVLQAAIAAGAPKDIIGWIDEPSVELSNQLMHHPDLNLILATGGPGMVKAAYSSGKPAIGVGAGNTPVVVDETADIKRVVASVLMSKTFDNGVICASEQSIIVVDSAYNAVRERFASHGGYMLQGKELKAVSDIILKNGGLNAAIVGQPAVKIAEMAGIKVPANTKVLIGEVTIVDESEPFAHEKLSPTLAMYRAKNFEDAVAKAEKLVEMGGIGHTSCLYTDQDNQPERVNYFGNKMKTARILINTPASQGGIGDLYNFKLAPSLTLGCGSWGGNSISENVGPKHLINKKTVAKRAENMLWHKLPKSIYFRRGSLPIALEEVATDGAKRAFIVTDRFLFNNGYADQITSVLKGHGIETEVFFEVEADPTLSIVRKGAEQMNSFKPDVIIALGGGSPMDAAKIMWVLYEHPNTQFEDLALRFMDIRKRIYKFPKMGVKAKMIAVTTTSGTGSEVTPFAVVTDDATGQKYPLADYALTPDMAIVDANLVMNMPKSLCAFGGLDAVTHALEAYVSVLANEYSDGQALQALKLLKENLPASYKDGAKNPVARERVHNAATIAGIAFANAFLGVCHSMAHKLGSEFHIPHGLANAMLISNVIRYNANDNPTKQTAFSQYDRPQARRRYAEIADHLGLGAPGDRTAQKIQKLLTWLDEIKAELGIPTSIREAGVQEADFLAKVDKLSEDAFDDQCTGANPRYPLIAELKQILMDTYYGREYSEDVAEEVAAPAPKAEKKTSKK is encoded by the coding sequence ATGGCTGTAACAAATGTCGCTGAACTAAACGCACTCGTTGCTCGGGTCAAGAAGGCACAGCGCGAATATGCCAACTTCAGTCAAGAACAAGTCGATAAGATTTTCGCTGCCGCCGCCCTGGCTGCTGCCGATTCTCGAATTCTGCTGGCAAAACTGGCTGTTGAAGAATCCGGAATGGGTATTGTTGAAGACAAAGTGATCAAAAACCACTTCGCTTCTGAATACATTTACAATGCTTACAAAGATGAAAAAACTTGTGGCATCCTGGGCCAGGATGACACCTTCGGTACCATCACTATCGCTGAGCCAATTGGTCTGATTTGCGGTATCGTCCCGACTACCAACCCAACTTCTACTGCAATTTTCAAGGCGCTTATCAGCCTGAAAACCCGTAACGGTATTATCTTCTCTCCACATCCACGTGCCAAGAATGCAACGAACAAAGCTGCGGATATCGTTCTGCAAGCGGCCATCGCTGCCGGCGCGCCAAAAGATATCATTGGCTGGATTGATGAACCAAGCGTAGAGCTTTCCAACCAACTGATGCACCACCCGGATCTGAACCTGATTCTGGCAACAGGTGGTCCGGGCATGGTTAAAGCAGCTTATAGCTCCGGTAAACCAGCAATCGGCGTGGGTGCAGGTAATACACCAGTCGTTGTTGATGAAACCGCAGATATCAAACGTGTTGTTGCTTCCGTCCTGATGTCTAAAACCTTCGATAACGGTGTCATCTGTGCCTCTGAGCAGTCCATCATCGTGGTTGATTCAGCTTATAATGCAGTCCGTGAACGTTTCGCTTCTCACGGCGGCTACATGCTGCAGGGTAAAGAACTCAAAGCCGTTTCAGATATCATTCTGAAAAATGGCGGCCTCAACGCCGCTATCGTAGGTCAGCCAGCAGTGAAAATTGCTGAAATGGCTGGCATTAAAGTGCCTGCGAATACTAAAGTGCTCATCGGTGAAGTCACCATTGTTGACGAATCTGAACCGTTTGCGCATGAAAAACTGTCCCCTACCCTCGCTATGTACCGCGCTAAGAATTTCGAAGACGCCGTCGCTAAAGCAGAGAAACTGGTAGAAATGGGCGGTATCGGCCATACCTCTTGCCTGTATACAGACCAGGACAACCAACCAGAACGTGTGAATTATTTTGGCAACAAAATGAAAACCGCACGTATTCTGATCAACACCCCGGCTTCACAGGGTGGTATCGGTGACCTGTACAACTTCAAACTTGCTCCGTCTCTGACGCTGGGTTGCGGTTCCTGGGGTGGTAACTCCATCTCTGAAAACGTCGGTCCTAAACACTTGATCAACAAGAAAACTGTAGCGAAGCGAGCAGAAAACATGTTGTGGCATAAACTTCCTAAATCTATCTACTTCCGTCGTGGCTCACTGCCAATCGCACTGGAAGAAGTGGCGACTGATGGAGCAAAACGCGCCTTCATCGTAACTGACCGCTTCCTGTTCAATAACGGCTATGCCGATCAGATCACCAGCGTTCTGAAAGGTCATGGTATTGAAACTGAAGTATTCTTCGAAGTTGAAGCTGACCCGACGCTGAGCATTGTTCGTAAAGGTGCTGAGCAGATGAACTCCTTCAAACCAGACGTTATCATCGCGCTGGGTGGTGGTTCACCAATGGATGCTGCGAAGATTATGTGGGTTCTGTATGAACACCCGAATACTCAGTTCGAAGATTTGGCGCTGCGTTTTATGGATATCCGTAAACGTATCTACAAATTCCCGAAAATGGGCGTAAAAGCGAAAATGATCGCCGTCACGACCACTTCCGGTACTGGTTCAGAAGTTACACCATTTGCCGTTGTTACTGACGATGCGACTGGCCAGAAATACCCACTGGCTGACTATGCTCTGACACCTGACATGGCTATCGTTGACGCCAATCTTGTCATGAACATGCCGAAATCACTGTGTGCCTTCGGTGGTCTGGATGCCGTCACTCACGCACTGGAAGCTTATGTTTCTGTACTGGCGAACGAATACTCCGACGGTCAGGCTCTGCAGGCACTGAAACTGCTGAAAGAAAACCTGCCAGCCAGCTACAAAGATGGCGCTAAAAACCCGGTTGCCCGTGAACGTGTTCACAATGCGGCGACTATCGCGGGTATCGCGTTTGCTAACGCCTTCCTTGGGGTTTGTCACTCAATGGCCCACAAACTGGGTTCAGAGTTCCACATTCCGCACGGTCTGGCTAACGCCATGCTGATTTCAAACGTTATCCGTTATAACGCCAACGATAACCCAACGAAACAGACGGCTTTCAGTCAGTATGACCGTCCGCAAGCGCGTCGTCGTTACGCAGAAATTGCAGACCATTTAGGTCTGGGCGCTCCTGGTGACCGTACTGCACAGAAAATCCAGAAACTGCTGACCTGGTTGGATGAAATCAAAGCTGAACTAGGTATCCCAACCTCTATTCGTGAAGCTGGCGTTCAGGAAGCTGACTTCCTGGCTAAAGTAGATAAACTGTCTGAAGATGCGTTTGATGACCAGTGTACCGGTGCTAACCCACGTTACCCGCTGATCGCCGAATTGAAACAGATTCTGATGGATACTTACTACGGCCGTGAATACAGTGAAGACGTAGCAGAAGAAGTTGCTGCTCCTGCGCCAAAAGCTGAAAAGAAAACCAGCAAAAAATAA
- a CDS encoding thymidine kinase — MAQLYFYYSAMNAGKSTSLLQSSYNYQERGMRTLVLTAELDNRYGQGKVSSRIGLSSPAELYNTETELFNLVAQENRTQRLSCVLIDECQFLTKAQVSQLTDVVDDLDVPVLCYGLRTDFRGELFEGSEYLLAWADKLVELKTICHCGRKANRNLRLDENGNALHDGAQVVIGGDESYVSVCRKHYKEAMAAFDGRDESKTL; from the coding sequence ATGGCTCAGCTTTATTTCTATTACTCGGCGATGAATGCCGGTAAGTCCACCTCGTTGCTGCAATCTTCATATAATTATCAAGAACGTGGTATGCGCACGCTGGTGTTAACAGCAGAACTCGATAACCGGTATGGTCAGGGTAAAGTCAGTTCGCGAATCGGCTTGTCGTCTCCTGCAGAGCTTTACAACACAGAGACAGAACTCTTCAATCTGGTGGCTCAGGAGAACCGCACACAGCGTTTGAGTTGCGTTCTGATTGATGAGTGCCAGTTTCTCACCAAAGCTCAGGTATCGCAGCTGACGGACGTTGTGGACGATCTGGATGTGCCTGTACTTTGCTATGGTCTGAGAACGGATTTTCGCGGAGAGCTTTTTGAGGGCAGTGAATATCTGCTGGCCTGGGCGGATAAACTGGTTGAGCTTAAAACCATCTGCCATTGTGGTCGCAAAGCCAACCGCAACCTGAGACTGGATGAGAACGGTAACGCCTTACATGATGGCGCACAGGTCGTTATTGGCGGTGATGAAAGTTATGTTTCGGTCTGCCGTAAGCATTACAAAGAAGCGATGGCTGCGTTTGATGGCAGGGATGAAAGTAAGACTCTCTAA
- the purU gene encoding formyltetrahydrofolate deformylase, translating to MPQQNVQTKVLRTICPDAKGLIAKITNICYKHELNIVQNNEFVDHRTGRFFMRTELEGIFNDTTLLADLDSALPAGSVRELNSTGRRRIVILVTKEAHCLGDLLMKAAYGGLDVEIAAVIGNHDTLQTLVERFDIPFHLVSHDGLTREQHDSAMIAQIDQYQPDYVVLAKYMRVLTPGFVQHYPHQVINIHHSFLPAFIGARPYHQAYERGVKLIGATAHYVNDNLDEGPIIMQDVINVDHTYTAEDMMRAGRDVEKNVLSRALYRVLAQRVFVYGNRTVIL from the coding sequence ATGCCGCAACAGAACGTACAAACCAAGGTATTACGCACCATTTGCCCTGACGCAAAAGGTCTGATCGCCAAAATTACCAATATTTGCTACAAGCACGAACTTAATATCGTGCAAAACAACGAATTCGTCGATCACCGCACCGGACGCTTCTTTATGCGTACCGAGCTGGAAGGGATTTTCAACGACACCACGCTGCTGGCCGATCTTGACAGCGCGCTGCCTGCGGGTTCCGTGCGCGAACTCAACAGCACCGGACGCCGCCGCATTGTTATCCTGGTCACCAAAGAAGCCCATTGTCTGGGCGATCTGCTGATGAAAGCGGCTTACGGCGGTTTAGATGTCGAAATCGCTGCGGTGATCGGTAATCACGACACTCTGCAAACGCTGGTCGAGCGTTTTGATATTCCGTTCCATCTGGTCAGTCATGACGGCCTGACCCGCGAACAGCACGACAGCGCAATGATTGCGCAAATCGACCAGTATCAGCCTGATTATGTGGTGCTGGCTAAATACATGCGCGTGCTGACGCCGGGCTTTGTGCAGCATTATCCGCATCAGGTGATCAACATTCACCACTCATTCCTGCCGGCATTTATTGGCGCCCGCCCGTATCATCAGGCGTATGAGCGCGGCGTGAAACTGATTGGTGCTACCGCGCACTACGTGAATGACAACCTGGATGAAGGTCCGATCATCATGCAGGACGTGATTAACGTCGATCATACTTATACGGCGGAAGATATGATGCGCGCCGGTCGGGACGTTGAGAAAAACGTGCTCAGCCGTGCCTTATATCGCGTGCTGGCGCAGCGTGTCTTTGTTTACGGCAACCGCACTGTCATTCTGTAA
- a CDS encoding UDP-glucose dehydrogenase family protein — MKVTVFGIGYVGLVQAAVLAEVGHEVLCIDVDAKKVENLKNGQIPIFEPGLTPLVQSNYEAGRLLFSTNAADGVAHATVQFIAVGTPPDEDGSADLKYVTAVARTIAEYMTEPKVVIDKSTVPVGTADKVRAVMTEKLKERGADINFDVVSNPEFLKEGAAVADCMRPERIVIGTDNPDAIDPIRELYEPFNRNHDRMILMDIRSAELTKYAANCMLATKISFMNEMSNLAEMLGADIEKVRQGIGSDSRIGYHFIYPGCGYGGSCFPKDVQALIRTAEHIGYQPKLLQAVEQVNYQQKYKLPAFIQRHFGDDLKGKTFALWGLSFKPNTDDMREASSRVLMEQLWAAGAKIKAYDPEAMNETQRIYGHRDDLELMGTKEAALHNADALIICTEWQNFRAPDFDVIKKALKEPVIFDGRNLFDPERLEKRGFTYYGIGRGASINPVL, encoded by the coding sequence ATGAAAGTAACAGTTTTTGGTATCGGTTACGTCGGACTTGTTCAGGCGGCGGTTCTTGCTGAAGTTGGGCATGAAGTTTTGTGTATCGATGTAGATGCAAAGAAAGTAGAAAACCTGAAAAACGGGCAGATCCCAATTTTTGAACCGGGCCTGACACCGCTGGTTCAGAGCAACTATGAAGCAGGGCGCTTGCTTTTCAGCACCAATGCGGCTGACGGTGTAGCGCATGCAACGGTACAATTTATCGCGGTGGGTACGCCACCGGATGAAGACGGTTCCGCTGATCTGAAATATGTGACTGCCGTGGCGCGTACGATTGCTGAGTACATGACCGAACCTAAAGTGGTCATCGATAAATCCACCGTTCCGGTCGGTACTGCGGACAAGGTCCGTGCAGTAATGACCGAGAAACTCAAAGAACGTGGTGCAGATATCAACTTTGATGTGGTATCAAACCCTGAATTCCTCAAAGAAGGTGCAGCAGTCGCAGACTGTATGCGACCTGAACGTATTGTCATCGGTACTGATAACCCGGATGCTATTGATCCGATCCGTGAACTTTACGAACCTTTCAATCGTAATCACGATCGTATGATCCTGATGGATATCCGCAGTGCAGAGCTGACCAAATATGCCGCTAACTGTATGCTGGCGACCAAAATCAGTTTCATGAATGAAATGTCTAATCTGGCAGAAATGCTCGGTGCGGATATCGAGAAAGTCCGCCAGGGCATCGGTTCTGATTCACGCATTGGCTACCACTTTATCTACCCTGGCTGCGGCTACGGCGGTTCGTGTTTCCCTAAAGACGTCCAGGCGTTGATCCGTACTGCTGAGCATATTGGCTATCAGCCTAAATTGTTGCAGGCGGTAGAACAGGTCAATTACCAGCAAAAATATAAATTGCCTGCTTTCATTCAGCGCCATTTTGGCGATGACCTGAAAGGGAAAACCTTTGCACTGTGGGGGCTGTCATTTAAGCCTAATACCGATGATATGCGTGAAGCATCGAGTCGCGTATTAATGGAACAACTCTGGGCTGCAGGCGCGAAAATCAAAGCCTATGATCCTGAAGCGATGAATGAAACGCAGCGGATCTATGGTCACCGTGATGATCTGGAATTGATGGGCACCAAAGAAGCGGCATTGCACAATGCTGATGCGTTGATTATTTGTACGGAGTGGCAGAATTTCCGTGCCCCTGATTTTGATGTGATCAAAAAAGCATTAAAAGAGCCGGTTATCTTTGATGGTCGTAATTTATTCGATCCTGAACGTTTGGAGAAACGCGGATTTACTTACTACGGCATAGGTCGTGGCGCATCAATCAATCCGGTTCTGTAA
- a CDS encoding YchJ family protein has translation MSELCPCCSHLPYEECCQPYIAECKVAPTPSALMRSRYTAYVLKNASYLIATWHPDCQPGRWRESLQEGFTSTHWQGLQVIAQSEGRNADEGFVEFAARFTETGDEHIHLIHERSRFLRLNERWYYIDGIKPQTGRNDACPCGSGKKYKKCCGK, from the coding sequence GTGTCAGAACTTTGCCCATGTTGCAGCCATCTTCCTTACGAAGAATGCTGCCAGCCATACATCGCTGAGTGTAAAGTGGCGCCGACACCGTCTGCGCTGATGCGATCACGCTACACTGCTTACGTCCTGAAAAATGCGAGTTATCTGATCGCCACCTGGCATCCGGATTGTCAACCCGGGCGCTGGCGTGAAAGTTTACAGGAAGGCTTTACCAGTACGCACTGGCAAGGTTTACAGGTGATCGCTCAGTCAGAGGGACGCAATGCTGATGAAGGTTTCGTTGAGTTTGCTGCACGATTTACCGAAACCGGCGACGAACATATTCATCTGATCCATGAGCGTTCACGATTTCTTCGTTTGAACGAACGCTGGTACTATATCGACGGAATTAAACCGCAGACAGGACGCAATGACGCCTGCCCGTGCGGATCGGGTAAAAAATATAAGAAGTGCTGCGGTAAATAA
- the rssB gene encoding two-component system response regulator RssB — protein MDKPLTSKHILIVEDEAVFRSILAGYVSSLGATFTEAENGLEALSLVEDYPPDLILCDLAMPEMGGMEFVENLRLQGNKIPVLVISATDKMTDVASMLRLGVEDVLLKPISDLNRLREALLSSLYPKLFSSQAMEESSLVQDWEALCRNPNEAQRLLQELQPPVQQRLAHCRINYRQLTSAESPGLVLDIAALSSKDLGFYCLDVTRANENGVLAALLLRAIFNSLLREHLSNQHQRLPQMSTLLKQVNHLFKQANLEGQFPLLLGYYHAEYKNLILVSAGLHANVNTGTNMIQLSNGVPLGTTGATYSNQISQKCDAWQCQVWGSGGRLRLMLSVD, from the coding sequence ATGGACAAGCCACTTACAAGCAAGCATATTCTCATCGTTGAAGACGAAGCCGTCTTCCGATCCATACTTGCTGGCTATGTAAGTTCCCTCGGTGCGACATTTACGGAAGCCGAAAATGGCCTTGAGGCTTTGTCTCTGGTCGAAGATTACCCGCCTGACCTGATTCTCTGCGATTTGGCGATGCCTGAGATGGGCGGGATGGAGTTCGTCGAAAACCTGCGATTACAGGGAAATAAAATCCCTGTTCTGGTGATTTCCGCCACGGATAAAATGACCGACGTTGCATCAATGCTGCGACTCGGCGTGGAAGACGTTCTTCTCAAACCGATCAGCGATCTCAACCGGTTACGCGAAGCGCTGCTTTCGTCTTTATACCCGAAGCTTTTTTCATCACAGGCGATGGAGGAAAGTTCGCTGGTTCAGGACTGGGAGGCGCTGTGCCGTAATCCTAATGAAGCACAGCGTTTGTTGCAGGAATTACAGCCACCGGTTCAGCAGAGGCTGGCGCATTGCCGCATCAACTACCGGCAACTGACATCAGCGGAAAGTCCGGGACTGGTGCTGGATATCGCCGCGCTTTCCTCCAAAGATCTCGGTTTCTATTGTCTGGACGTGACCCGTGCCAACGAAAATGGCGTACTGGCGGCGTTATTGTTGCGGGCTATTTTTAACAGCTTATTACGTGAGCACTTAAGTAATCAGCATCAGCGGTTGCCACAAATGTCGACGCTGCTTAAACAGGTCAACCATTTATTCAAGCAGGCAAATCTCGAAGGACAATTCCCGTTGCTGCTTGGTTATTATCATGCCGAGTATAAGAATCTCATTCTGGTTTCTGCGGGATTACATGCCAACGTGAATACCGGCACCAATATGATTCAGCTCAGCAATGGTGTGCCGCTCGGCACCACTGGCGCAACATACTCCAATCAAATCAGTCAGAAATGTGATGCCTGGCAATGTCAGGTCTGGGGTTCGGGTGGTCGTCTGAGATTAATGCTGTCTGTTGATTGA
- the rssA gene encoding patatin-like phospholipase RssA — protein MSRKVTIGLALGSGAAKGWAHIGVINALKEMDIDVDVVAGCSVGALVGAAYASNRLPAIESWVRSFSYWDVLRLMDFSWKRGGLLRGERVFNAVGQLIRIDEFEKCSKKFGAVATNLSTGRELWLTKGDLHEAIRASCSMPGLLAPVWHNGYWLVDGAVVNPVPISLTRALGADIVIAVDLQHDAHLMQQDLLTVQPTGEALDTEKEVSWRDRIRQRLTRPNARKPNVSPSAMEIMSTSIQVLENRLKRNRMAGDPPDVLIQPYCPQISTLDFHRAEEAIEAGRLAVEKQREQLLPLIKNRQF, from the coding sequence ATGAGCAGAAAAGTCACCATTGGTCTTGCCCTTGGCTCGGGAGCCGCGAAAGGGTGGGCACACATTGGCGTGATTAATGCCCTGAAGGAAATGGATATCGACGTTGATGTCGTCGCTGGTTGTTCAGTTGGCGCACTGGTCGGCGCGGCCTACGCCAGTAACAGATTGCCTGCAATAGAAAGCTGGGTTCGCTCGTTCAGTTACTGGGATGTGCTGCGACTGATGGACTTTTCGTGGAAGCGCGGAGGATTGCTGCGTGGAGAGCGTGTGTTCAATGCCGTGGGGCAGTTGATCCGCATTGATGAGTTTGAAAAGTGCTCGAAGAAGTTTGGCGCAGTCGCCACCAATCTGAGTACCGGTCGCGAATTGTGGCTGACAAAAGGGGACTTGCATGAGGCTATCCGCGCCTCGTGCAGTATGCCCGGCCTGCTGGCACCGGTCTGGCACAACGGTTACTGGCTGGTTGATGGGGCGGTGGTGAATCCGGTGCCCATTTCGCTGACTCGCGCACTTGGCGCTGATATCGTTATCGCCGTTGATCTCCAGCACGACGCGCATCTGATGCAGCAGGATTTGCTGACGGTACAACCGACCGGCGAAGCACTGGATACTGAGAAAGAAGTGAGCTGGCGTGACAGAATACGTCAGCGTTTAACCCGTCCAAATGCCAGAAAACCCAACGTCAGCCCCTCGGCGATGGAAATTATGTCAACGTCCATTCAGGTGCTGGAAAACCGCCTCAAACGTAATCGCATGGCAGGCGACCCGCCGGATGTGTTGATCCAGCCTTATTGCCCGCAAATTTCGACGCTGGACTTCCATCGGGCAGAAGAAGCGATCGAGGCAGGCCGTCTTGCCGTTGAAAAACAGAGAGAGCAATTGCTACCCCTGATTAAAAATAGACAGTTCTGA